Genomic window (Psilocybe cubensis strain MGC-MH-2018 chromosome 1, whole genome shotgun sequence):
CAGAAGGCCCTTCAGCCGTTCAAAATGAGCATCGGATACGATTCTGCTGAAGGAGTTTGAATTAAGCGCGCCATCTGGGTAGAATGCACGATAATGCTGTTTAAACGCTTCAATGAGCTGCGGCACGATCGCCTTCTCTGCGAGAACGTAGTCGGGCGCGACGCAGATCTGGCCTGAGTTATTGATCTTTCCCCATAGGATACGCTTCGCAGAGATTGAGATATCCGCCGTCGAATCTACAATAACAGGCGACTTCCCTCCCAATTCGAGTGTCAGCGGTGTTAGGTGTttggcagcagcggcagcgaTAATTCGAGCCACACGCCCGTTTCCGGTATAGAAGATGTGATCCCCTAACAAAAATTAGCGTCTACGTGGCTGTGGGTGATAGTAATCCATACATTTCAACTCAAGGGCTTTGGTAATCTCGGGGACAGCACCCAATATGACACGGTACGCCGATGGATCGATGTATTTGGATAGGTTCTGGGCAACAAACGCAGACCAGTGCGGGGTGAACTCTGATGTCTTGAGAGCGGCACAGCACCCCGCTGCGATGGCACCATACAATGGCTGGAGGGTCAAAACAATAGGGTAATTCCAGGGCCTAGAAGGATGTCAATACGTCATTACAATCTCAATGAAAACTTACGAGATGATTAACACAACGCCCTTGGGCGGCCTCTCGACTCTCGTCTTGAAAGTTTTATTCCATGGTGCAGTCAGTGTGACAGCTTCTGGACCCATCCACTCCTCCAATTTCTCTGCAGCAGCTAGAGGCCGATTGACAATAGGCGCCACTTCTGCCATGATGGCCTCTTGTTTCGGTCGTCCCAAATCTAAGCGAAGACATTCGGCAAGCGCATCCGCATTCTCTTTCGCAAATCGAGCCAGTTGTCGCAACTGGTGACGACGCCATTCGAGAGGCTTGGTTTTCCCTGAACGAAATGTCTTTCGAAGCTCGTTATGGATCTAAACATAGGCTTTGAATATGATCAATGGCCATTGAAACATAGTAGAACAAACGTTTAAAATCTCTGGAATGGGAGTGTAGTCGGCCATGGTGGTAACAAAAGAAGGGACATCGGACAACAGCTGTGGTATCCTCTCTATATGGGTAAAACTCGCTATGTGCGTGAGAGTGACTGTGGTAGCAATTTGCTTTCCATTGAAATGGTTGAGCGAGTTCGCTGGGTTGGTGAGTAATTTTGTCCACGTGCTGTTCGCATGGACGACGGCTATCTCAGTCCCCGGCATCCGGATAAACTTTAAACAGCTTTGAACCAAGCCTCAACTTTGTTGTTGAATGAATTGGTATTGACCAATAGTGGGACTTACATTATTGTTTCGGGACCTGCCAAAGACTTAACAAGAACAGGAAGATCTTTGAGGGAAGAAAGGCGAGATATTAGTTTGTGCTTGGTGTTGTAGGATTCGGTTCTAACAGATTCATTGTAAGCTGCATTAACTTTGTAGGAAAATTTCCAAGCAGATAACTATGTATTAGTCAAGAATTCTGAATATTGTACGAGGCAAATACGTCACTCTATCAAACCCACAATATTGTGGCTATAGGTAGTTTATAAAAGGAGATTAATATGACACGTTAATTGAATATCCCTGGAAAGTCTTTTAATTTTGTCACAGGAACGTTTATCCAGTGGGTGCTATCCGACATGGGATATAATACCACTAATTATCACCCATTATCTTACCCTTCTTCCCAACTTTTTTGAAAACCCGATGTACCAGTCCTTTGCTCTTCCCTCGAACTGTGCCTGAAGATGTAGACATGTTCTGAATTTCAGTAGAGGTACGGGAATGTGGGTTATCCCCTTGCTGAGTATCCAATTCTTCAGATGAGGCATCCCGATTGGGACCGGGGCCCAGGACGGTAGGTGGGTTAAGATCCTCTTGTGAAAAACTGGAAGGGGCATCAGCACACATAGTATTATTCTGCAGCATAATGGAAGGGGAGCTAGGCATGTTCGCTGCTGTCAACAAATTTGGTGCCGATGAAGTCGAGGCTCCTCCGTGGATGGCCCCAATCACCGTTGTTGAGGTGGCTGTCTGACTGAAGTCACCATATATTCTCCCTGAATGCTGGTTGTTTGTAAAAGATGTGTTGTGTTGTCCACCCTCAAGGCTGTCCACAACAAGTTCCATACTGAACTCGTCTGAAGCTTCCGGAGCAGGCATTCCTGGAGAAGGATAACGTATTGCGCGTTCTTGTGATATTCGAAGCAGCGATTCATCGCTGAAAGCTGGGGATGTGTCGTTCTTCCACTTAGGTGAGTGAGAACCTGACAAAACTAATTAAATTATATATTGTAATCAGGATGTGAATTTACCTTTTCCATTTGTAAACTCGGTGCCCATCCCAATATCCGATGGGCGTTGTGCTGTTGACGGTGGTCGTAATGCTCCAGAAGATCCACTGGTCACAGTATGCGATGGTATGGGACTCCTTGGTATCCTAAAGCTTTCATTTGTTTGTGGGCGTAGACCTCCATCTTAGTAGATCAATTAACAATAGATAATGATAAAGATTGCGATTTTACTTACCTCTCGGGGGCACACCCTGTGATGGCGAGCTTGACTGTGATCCTGAAGAATAATCATATAGATCACCACCAATAGCTTGAAAATTTCCATTGGTTATCTTGAAGTTGCTTGCgccttcaaaatattttaccGACGACGATTGTATCGGTCTTGTACCAGGCCTTTGTGGCATAGGGCTTGGTGGCAAGCCCGACGAAGGTGGTGACCTGATATAGTAGGCATTTCCACTGACTGCAGAGAAATCCCCTCCATTGATCTCAAACCCGGTACTGTTTGTGAAATACTCCACTCCACTCTGATTTCCCTGGGTCCTGGATCTGTTGTTGTAATACAAATCTTCTGTGACGGATTCTTCGTCAGAGGAGAagtcatcatcctcatcctcgtcttgGTGAAAATGTAGATCATTTCGATTGGTCCGATGGTGCATAGCGCGCACGTCGAGGAGGGTTGTAAAAGCTTTCAgctgatgatggtggtggtgaaagGGAATTTGACGCCCAGTGGCAAGGTGACATGCTGCCTGTCCCACGGTTCTTGGATTTGACTCATTCTTAATTTACGACATGGCTATGAAGGGTCGATCCCTGTAAATAAAACAAGGCAACCACAGCCTCACGAACCAATGTGACTTCCAAAATTTGGCATCAACTTGTATTAGGCATAACTCGTTGTGATTAAAGGCTGTTCTGATGCAATTCAGTTTGTGCTTACCAAAACGGACGGAATAGGATGAATGCAATTTTGAGTGGCTCGTTAGGTAGTAGGCACCCTTCTCAGGACCGTTCGGCTACAATAAATGTGTCCTCGCTATTGACTTGGACATTGAATTGAAGGAACGGATGCCAGCTGCTACATTTTACTCTATGGATTAGGGCTCAGAAAGCTACTATCCGCGGGCACCCGGCGACAAAAGGAAGAGAGCCTTTTGGTCATACTGCAGTTGCGGGTTCTTCCTCGGTGGGGTTGATGTGTAACTTGTTGAATTGCACCGTGTAATAGTCGATAGTGGTGGTGGCTATGCATTTGATCAACAACATATTTCTTTCGGGATGAGCAGGGATAGAGATTGTGACACACTTACGGGACATGCGATAATCTTTCTGTCCCGAATCATTATCGGGACAGAATGGAACGGGTACCGGCAGAGCTGGAGTACGTTTGTGAAGTTGAGTTTTTGTGGGATTCGAACTGGAGGGAGAAAATGCTTGTCTACTCCCTGCTTCTCCACATTTCCTGTCTATTGAATACGACAGATATATCAGTTCCTACTCAATATTGTAACGCGCTTTGAGGGCTTTACGTTTTCGTGACCTTTGGTGGCTAGTATTTGCAGAGCTTACTTCTCCCTGACACGGAGAGTGAGACCCTAGATTTGGATCGACATCGATAACGTCGTAGTGGTCACCATGAATATACGAAAATATTCCATCCTTTATTTGAAAATGAGAAAGGTTTTTGAAGCGAGAGGTATTGGTGTGGGATGTCTTTCGCTTGTTTCTTCGCCTGCTAACATCTCTATCTGATGGATGACATTGATAAAAGTTTCCTCCAATAGATGAGAAGTACCCCCCATCGATCACAAAGTTTGTGGCCCCAGTGAAATTCTCGACCCCTGGGCGGCGAGGAGGCAAGCCTGGAGGAGATTCGTCATTCGCGCCCCGGGTTCCGTGGTATCCAACATCACCTATTGTTGTCATAATTTGCTGTAGGTGGGAAGAGTTATTCAATAGGACTTGATAACGGTTGTTTATAAAGAAATTTGTTAGCGTGCCCGTCCAGAGATGCCAGTGGTTGTAATGTGCCACTTGAACACAGTTTGCACTCTGCCTTGAACACCTGGAAATATCACAAATTTTACCATCACGTGATTCGAAGCCGGAACAGACGCGTCGAGCGACGCAACGGTACTAGACCGCGAGAGGGTCAATGAGAGTCAGGTATTTACTTTAACAACATTCATACCAAATATCTTTATGTAAATTTTCTTGACTGAATCCACGCTCCTCACTATTTAGATAAAGTATGCAAAAACAATTTATTACCTTTGTGTAAATGAATTTCCAGTAGTTCATTTacacaaaaccaaatttaTTATAAATGCACATATGTAATCTACATGCATCTTCTATTTACTTCTTTGAGGATATACGCCGTGCTAGCAAGGGTACTTTCAGCAAGGTGCTTGTTATGTTAACTGCCACCTACCAGATTTTCGCTTCTGTTTGGAAGTAACATTCCCAGAGTTAGTTATGTTGATGTTTGCAATGTTTCCGCTATTAATGTTGTGAACCGAAATAGGAGTATTCCCAGATGGTATTGTCTGATGGCTCGCATTGGGCATGGATTGGTGAATATACGAACTTGGGTACAGAGGATGTGAATAAGATTGAACCGACGGAGAATGAGGTGCATACTGTAATGCTGAGAAGGTGGAGCCATACTGATAACCTGCTTGCCAGGGACCGATTGAACCCGGATATCCCAGAATGGTCTGTGCGAATTGGTTACTGACATTGTCGACGGCCGGAGAATGGGCTTTTGGCGAGGTCGTTTTGGGAAGCTCGGATTTCGGTGGCTTTTGCGATTGTTTCTTTGGAACAGGAATGTCTGGCTCCGTCTCGTACTCTGAGCTATCTCCACTTCCCACCTCAGAGCTCCCTTCACTAATATCTAGTGATCCCATTTTCTGCATAAGTTCCTCAATTCTCCGACGCTCCTTTTTGTATCGTCGTTCTAGttccctctttctcttcgtCTCGCTGTTTATTGCATCCTGGATTCTCCTTGCCTCTTGTTTTGCTTGCAGTTCGGCTTCTATCTCCAACCGACATTGGAGTTCAATTTTTGCGCGCTCCTCCGCTCTGATTCGCTCCAGAGCCTCTCTTTCCTCGAGTTGCTGACGGGATCGCTCTTGCTGACGCTCGCGCAAGGCACTCTCTTCATCATCCCTTCTTCGCCTAAGGTCGTCTGCCACTTGAATTCTTAATATTGAGTTCTGCGCGTCCAGCTCCTCGATTCGTCGTTGCTGGGAAATAATCTCTTCCTCCGCTGCAGCTTGCTGCCTTCTACGAttgtcttcctcttcttgcaATCTTCTAACCTCTTGATGAAGTCGTGCCTCGCGCTCTTGCGCATCTATGCGTTGGTGAACTTCCTCGATGTCATGCCGTGCCTTCAGAAGTTCTGCTTGTCTCCgtgcctcctcttccttcatTTGATTTTGCAATATCAAGCTTAGTGCATCATGAAGGCTCAGGTGAGAGGATACCTAGAAAAGTTTCTGACAGTTAATTGAAACTCGGATATACAATATTCGTAATGTACCTCGAACATATCTATGGCCGTTTTCAATCGTTGTCGGAACTCCTCTATCTTTCCGGCATCTGCGGCACTGTAGACCAGCCTTGTCACCTTTCCCCGCCTGAGCTGCTTGTTGATAGCAGCTTGTATGTCTGCCAGTGTTCTTTGAAATCTTATCAAATCCGGAGTATAACAGTATGAAACAAGAACGCGTACCTTACAAAGTCGTCAATCACAGCTTTGATATCCTGTGGAGGCCAATTGTCTTTGTTAGGTGAGCGCTGGTAGGCAGAGTATACTGTTGTGATGAACTCCATCGCTTCTTGACCAAGTCTTTCGAAAGCGATTTTGTTCTCTTTCACTGTCTGTCAAGTAAGGTGTCAATGTGGAGAACATGATGAAAACTATTAAAAATACTGACTTGAATGATCTCAACGATTTTGAGCGTAGCACCCGCAGCCTGCTTTAGGTAAGGAATCGGAGCCAAAGATGATGCTTCCTTGACGATGTTCAGTAGTACAGATCCTCCATTAAGCGTTGTGTCGATCCAATTGTGTTCTTCCCCAGTTTCTGGGCCCATTGGTACCTTCGATGTTGACGAAGCCGCAAATTGCAAGGTAGTAAACATGCCACCGCCCGTGTCAATGCCTTTTCCAGGCTTGACCTTGCCTTTTCCTTTGTTATTCATAGACGAATCATGGGTATCGACAGTGCTGAGGGCGTTCATGATACAAATCGCTGATACAAAACCAAGTGGGGAGACAGTTAAAGAGAGACGGGAGGTATCCCGTCACACGGCTGTctatctcatctcatctcattgACATTGTTCATTCGGATTATCCATAAATAGTATAAGAGAGCTGTGCATTCATTATCAGAAGCGAGGCGGTACCATAGTGATAATAGGCAGATCAGGTAGGCGGATCGTGATCGACACgggtatatatatatacaagGAGAGATATAAGTACAAGGGCGTCAAGAAGCCATTAGAAGAACAATGAGCATATGCTATGTGGACAGTGGCATCAAGGGAAGGGAAGAGTGCCAAGCTTCCCGTTAGTCAACCGCATCATCGCAAGAGCCGATTTACGCAGAATAAATGTACAAAACCCATGAAGTCGTCAAATATCCACTGGATAAtttctttgaagaaagtgtaTGTGGTGCCCCAGAATTCGTAAATGCGGTGATGATTTTGAATACACAAAAGTTATTGTACGAAGCCAGGACATGCAGTGGAAATACATTTATACCGTGACCTATATTATTAGGGCCGTAGCTCACGTCCTAGTTTTCGCCGAGCTAGAGTTATCCAAAGAAGTATTATTTCATGCAGCTAAAAAATTCAAACAAAAGCACCTACTTTGAATCGTGGTCTCCCTGATGGAATAATCATTATTCGAATCCTTGATCAGCGTGTTGGTGGTATTCCCAGAGCCCACATTGAGTATTCGTGAAGACCTGTCCACGTATTCGTAGTTGCCGTACACGACATTCACATTGGGACTTCCGTTGATGGTAGCCCCGCCAAAATCAAAGGCAGCTTTAGCAGAAAGTGTATTGCCTTTGTAGTATCCTCGGGATCGAGCGGAGGTAACGCGTTGAGCCCCATTTTGGTGATCGtgaattgaagaagaagagggacgAAGGGAAGACGCGTTTGGACTAGGAACGCCTGCATCGACAGACTGTCTTGATTGTGAGGGGATATCCTGACTACGGAACCCAGCAGAAGGGGTAAATGTTTGAGAAACGTTGTCATAATGGCGAAGTACTGTTGGATGTGCAGGAAAGCCAGGGTTCGCACCAGAATATGGTGGGAAGACGCCCTCGTTGAGCGATAATTTCGCAACGCCGTTTGGAAGATCTGCCATTCGAACGTCCTCGTCGCCAGTACCCGGTGATTCTGCGTCAACatattcatcttcttcctcatcctcggaACCGACCACACCCCCTTCAGCCATCTCTTCTTCCGCAGGCGCCGTAATGTCTTCGGAAGACTGAGATTGACTATCGGAATCGGAATCGGAATTAAATTGCGATGTTTGTTGCTTGACCATTGCCATGAGTTGATCCAGGGTTTGCATCATCATCGGGTCCACGATTGGTTGGATG
Coding sequences:
- a CDS encoding Aldehyde dehydrogenase family 3 member I1, chloroplastic — its product is MADYTPIPEILNIHNELRKTFRSGKTKPLEWRRHQLRQLARFAKENADALAECLRLDLGRPKQEAIMAEVAPIVNRPLAAAEKLEEWMGPEAVTLTAPWNKTFKTRVERPPKGVVLIISPWNYPIVLTLQPLYGAIAAGCCAALKTSEFTPHWSAFVAQNLSKYIDPSAYRVILGAVPEITKALELKWDHIFYTGNGRVARIIAAAAAKHLTPLTLELGGKSPVIVDSTADISISAKRILWGKINNSGQICVAPDYVLAEKAIVPQLIEAFKQHYRAFYPDGALNSNSFSRIVSDAHFERLKGLLKRTNGKIVFGGKWEEGEGKRGFEPTLVVDVKEGDALLEEELFGPILPLVAVENLDEAIEFLGDRDHPLTLYLFSNDEEAKKKVLANTTSGNFWINDTFQQVGIDDLPFGGVGESGYGRQIMRYSFENFIYERGVVDVPFEDEPSFAARYPPYTDESLAIFSSALQAEIPASKVPNGRL